GTCGGCGAACCGGGCGAACTGGTTGGCCAGGCCGATGTTGACATCGCGGTACGTGGTCTCGGCGAGCTTCGCCAGCTCCGATGCCTCGGCGGTGCCCAGGTCCCAGACGCCGTTCGGCTGCGGCAGGTCGGTGCGCTCGTCGAAGTCGAGCACCTGCTCGTAGAACTCCACGCCGTGCTTGGCGGAGGCCTCGTCGATGCCGCCGACCAGCTTCGGGTAGCGGCGCAGGTCGGCGAAGACTCGGCCGGTGAGGACCCGCTCCGGCGAGAACACCAGGTGGAAGTCCTCCCCCGCGGTCAGGCCCGAGCCCTGCTCCAGCATCGGGGCCCAGCGGGTGCGGGTGGTGCCGACCGGCAGCGTGGTCTCGTACGAGACGAGGGTGCCGGGCTTGAGGCCCTTGGCGATGGCCTGCGTGGCGGAGTCCATCCAGCCGAAGTCCGGAGTGCCATCGGCGTCCACGAACAACGGGACGACGACCACGACGGCATCGGACTGCGCGACGGCGGCGGCGGTGTCCGTGGTGGCGGACAGCAGCCCGGCATCGGTGACCTGCTTCAGCTTGACGTCCAGGTCGTGCTCGCCGGGGAAGGGCTCGGTGCCGGCGTTGACCAGCTCCACGACCTTCTCGTTGACGTCGGCACCGATGACCTTGTGGCCCTTGGCGGCGAACTGCACGGCGAGCGGAAGCCCGATCTTGCCGAGCGCGACTACACAGATATTCATCGGGTCAGTTTCCTCTTCACACGGGACATCAAGTGGCGCAGCCGGCTGCCCTCACGAGGCGCGAGGGACTCCCAGAGCGGAGCCGTGGTGATCACCAGCCGGCCCTTGTCGTTCGCGTTTGCCGCGATGCGGTACGGGACCTTCTCCCGCCAGCGGCGGGCCAGGGGCAGCGGTCGGCCCAGGGTCCTCACCGGGACCTCGTACGTCGAGCCTGCCACGTCCAGATAGGCGCGCACGCCCAGCTTGGCCTTGACGGGCGGGACCGGGATCCGGGCGGTGAGCACCGTGCCCGTGCCGTCCTCCGTCGCAGCGCGGCTCAGCTCGCCCGCCGGGGCTGGGAGTTCGGTGCCGACGGGCAGCCTGCGGGCGCCGGGCTTGTCGGCACTCTTGGGCATGGCCTTGTTGGCGAGGCGGATCACGGCGTGGTCGGTCTCGCCCGCGACCGGGACACGGACCGAGAGAGCGAGTGCCAGTTCCTGGCCCTGCTGCTCCCACACCGCGGAGACCAGTCCGGTGCCGTCGGCGAGTTGCTTGGGTACGGACTCGCCGATGACCTCGAAGAGCCGGTCGGGCAGGCCGAGTGCCGGATCGCGGAAGCCGGGGTAGCGCAGATAGGCCCGCCCGTGCTCCAGCAGCATCGGCGGAGCGCCTGCCTCGGCCTCATCGGTGATGGCGCGGACCAGTTCGCTGACCGCGCCGCGCTGGGCCAGCGCGATCCGCACCCGCCGCTTGACGTCCATCGAGTCGCGCAGCGGCTCGGTGAAGTACTCGTCAGCGAGTGCGCCCACCCCGGCGCAGACCTGCACCTGGAGTGCACGGTCCAGGGCCGGGAAGTCGTCCTGGACCAACTTGGCCAGCTCCCAGGTGAAGTGGCGCTTGAACACCGCGTCACGCTGGGGACCCGCCTCGATCAGACCGGCCGTGAACTTCATGATCTCGGCGGTGCAGCGCAGCCTGGCCAGATGGTCGGCACGGTAGGTGATGTTGCTCGCGTCACCGCGCTTCACCGCGTAGTAGTACGTGTAGTCGGCGAGTACCGAGATCTTCCTCGCCCGCACGCACGCCTCGATGGTGAACGGCTGGTCGCTGCCGACCGGCACGTCCTCGGGGAAGCGCAGTTCGTACTTCTCGACCAGCTCGCGCCGGAACAGCTTGGTGTTGGCCAGCGTGAACGACAGCGCCGAGTCGTAGAGGCTGATGTCCGGGTCGCTCTTCTTGTAGAGCGCCTGGTGGACGTAGCGGCCGTTGGTGCCGACCATCTTGCCGACGACGACATCGGAGCCGTGCTCGTCGGCGCAGGCCACCATCCGCTCCAGCGCCTCTTTGCCGAGGTAGTCGTCGGAGCCGATGAAGTACACGTAACGGCCGGTGGCCACCTCAAGCGCCCGGTTGCTGGGCGCGGCGGGGCCACCGGAGTTGGCCTGGTGGATCACCTTCACGGTGCCGGGGTAGCGCTCGGCGAAACGGTCGAGCTCCCGGCCGCTGTCGTCGGTCGAGCCGTCGTCCACGGCCACGACCTCGAGCCGGTCGACCCCGATGCTCTGTCCCACCAGCGAGTTCAGGCACTCGGTGAGGTACGGCATCGTGTTGTAGACGGCGACGACGACGGTGACGTCGGGGGTGGTCAACTGGCCACGTCCTCCGGGCTCAGCTTCACCGTGGTGCCGGTGTTGGCGGAGTCGATGACCGCGGCGGCGACCTCGACGGTCCGCAGACCCTGGCGCAGGGTGCAAATGTCATCGGACTTGCCCAGCATGGTGTCCCGGAACAGCTCGTGCTCCAC
This DNA window, taken from Streptomyces sp. SCSIO 30461, encodes the following:
- a CDS encoding nucleotide sugar dehydrogenase; protein product: MNICVVALGKIGLPLAVQFAAKGHKVIGADVNEKVVELVNAGTEPFPGEHDLDVKLKQVTDAGLLSATTDTAAAVAQSDAVVVVVPLFVDADGTPDFGWMDSATQAIAKGLKPGTLVSYETTLPVGTTRTRWAPMLEQGSGLTAGEDFHLVFSPERVLTGRVFADLRRYPKLVGGIDEASAKHGVEFYEQVLDFDERTDLPQPNGVWDLGTAEASELAKLAETTYRDVNIGLANQFARFADKNDIDVKKVIEACNSQPYSHIHQPGIAVGGHCIPIYPRMYLWNDPEATVVRAAREANAAMPEYAVDLLAAAYGDLKDVNVLVLGAAYRGGVKETAFSGVFGTVEALKARGAVPFVSDPMYTADELTAHGLTPHQGEQVTAAILQADHAEYRELAASDLPDVTVLVDGRRTTDPARWEGVRRVVIGG
- a CDS encoding glycosyltransferase, giving the protein MTTPDVTVVVAVYNTMPYLTECLNSLVGQSIGVDRLEVVAVDDGSTDDSGRELDRFAERYPGTVKVIHQANSGGPAAPSNRALEVATGRYVYFIGSDDYLGKEALERMVACADEHGSDVVVGKMVGTNGRYVHQALYKKSDPDISLYDSALSFTLANTKLFRRELVEKYELRFPEDVPVGSDQPFTIEACVRARKISVLADYTYYYAVKRGDASNITYRADHLARLRCTAEIMKFTAGLIEAGPQRDAVFKRHFTWELAKLVQDDFPALDRALQVQVCAGVGALADEYFTEPLRDSMDVKRRVRIALAQRGAVSELVRAITDEAEAGAPPMLLEHGRAYLRYPGFRDPALGLPDRLFEVIGESVPKQLADGTGLVSAVWEQQGQELALALSVRVPVAGETDHAVIRLANKAMPKSADKPGARRLPVGTELPAPAGELSRAATEDGTGTVLTARIPVPPVKAKLGVRAYLDVAGSTYEVPVRTLGRPLPLARRWREKVPYRIAANANDKGRLVITTAPLWESLAPREGSRLRHLMSRVKRKLTR